CCCATCTTCATCCTCGTATCCTGCCTTGCCGAATACCTCTCCCAGTCATACCATTTCAAATTGCAGTCTTTCACCTTCACCAGCTTCGCCGCTTCGATCATCCTCTTAAAATCGATGCCCAAAGGATCGACCCCGCAATGAAAATAGCCAAGAAGGGAAAGCCTTCTGAGGATTTGTCGGATCAGCACGTGAAACTCGAGGTCGAGGGTTAGATGCCCGTCATACACAAGTCTCGTGGGAGTAAGGAAGGAAAGCGTCAAGAGTGGGGACAGTCCCTTTTCTACCACCTCACTCCCCGCGGTCGGTAAATCTTGGGACAGTTCCCTTATGCCAAGTTCAACATTCAAAACATATCGCTCAAAGGATTTGAGGGTCTTCGTCTTTGAGTTATAGATTTCACCCTCCCCTGCATCCCCTCCCCTCAAGGGGGGGAAGAAGGGGGGAGACAGAGACCCTGTCAAGAAAGTACTTCCCCCTGCCCTTCCCGAGACCGACCTTCCCCAGTTCGTCAAAGGTATAAATGAAATAGGGAAGGTAATCAATCGCCTTGCCAATCAGGGTAAGCCCAAAAGTAATTCTTTCTCCCTGCGTGTAGGCATGCCTCTTTTCAGGTGGTGGCTCTATGATAAAAGGGTGAGGCGCCGATTTATACTTCCGCATGATTTTGGTGTCCCGGGGTGGTGGTGTTTCAAAAACATAGGAATAGACACACTTCTCTTTAAGGAGGCAGTCGAGGCAATCATTTTTCTTGAGGGCACAGACTACTCTTCTGAAAGCATTTCCGAAGCCGCCCCTCAATGTGGAGCCTTTGTAGGAAGGCAAAAGTATGGTATCTTTCGCTTCCAGGGAAAAGGAAAAGGATTGATACTCGATAAGCAAGCACCCTCCGGACCGTCTTTCTCGTTATCTTTCGGGAATGTTATCACATTTCAGGTCCCTTGTCCAGAATTCGTAAACGGATTGGACGGGCGTCCGGCAGCGAAGGCCTGCGAGAGCCCTCTTGAGTCTTGCCCCCCGGGGACCAGCCGAGGTTAGTCTTCTATGACAATCGCAACCTCTTCCACGCGAGCCTCCTTGATGAGAAAGCCCTTGACAACAGCCATGTCTTCGGCAAGGCTGACGATGACATAGTCACAGTCATCATAATAGGCGAGGCTCACGTCCTTATTGGAAGGGAATGGGGCGGAAGCAGGATGGGAATGGAAGATGGCAACCATGGCGAGGTCCTTCTCCCTCATATCCTTCATGGCCTTGAATTGTTCGGAGGGGTCCATCAAATAACTGACGGGGGAGTTCTCGATATTGGTCATGGGGTAGAGGGCCGAGACCTTGTTGCCCTTGCCGGCAAGAATGCCGCACGACTCATTCGGGTATCCCCGCCGGCAATGGGCGATCATCTCATCAAAGATCCTGGCGGGGACTCTTATCTCAGACATTTCCTTGGCCGGCCCTCAGAGTATGCAGTAGTCAGCCTCGTAATCCCGGAGCTCTGTGATGGTCGGGTTGTCTCCGCAGACCGGACAATCGGGGTTCTTCGGCACCCTGACACGTCTGAATGTCGTCTTCAGGGCATCGTATATCAGGAGGGTGTTCTTCAGGATTTCACCCTTGCCGAGAATCAGTTTGAAGACCTCGATGGCCTGAAGGGAACCGACAACGCCCGGTATGGCGCCGATGACACCGGCTTCCTGGCATGTCGGAACGAGGCCTGCCGGCGGCATGTCCTCGAAGAGACAGCGGTAACAGTGCCCTTCTCCGGGGACAATCGTGGTGACCTGGCCTTCAAATTTGAGGATCGCACCGCTCACGAGGGGCTTCCTCAGAAAAACGCAGGCATCGTTCACAAGGTACCGCGTAGGGAAATTATCACTGCCGTCCACCACCACATCATAGTCCCTGATGAGATCAAGGATATTGTCCTTGCTTATCCTCTCCTGCATCCCGATCACCTTCACATCAGGATTGAGCGCCTCGAACGCAGCCCTCGCTGACTCGACCTTGGGAAGGCCGATGGTCTTCGTGCTGTGGGCGAT
The DNA window shown above is from Thermodesulfovibrionales bacterium and carries:
- a CDS encoding CRISPR-associated protein Cas6, which gives rise to MVEKGLSPLLTLSFLTPTRLVYDGHLTLDLEFHVLIRQILRRLSLLGYFHCGVDPLGIDFKRMIEAAKLVKVKDCNLKWYDWERYSARQDTRMKMG
- a CDS encoding M67 family metallopeptidase, which translates into the protein MSEIRVPARIFDEMIAHCRRGYPNESCGILAGKGNKVSALYPMTNIENSPVSYLMDPSEQFKAMKDMREKDLAMVAIFHSHPASAPFPSNKDVSLAYYDDCDYVIVSLAEDMAVVKGFLIKEARVEEVAIVIED
- the moeB gene encoding molybdopterin-synthase adenylyltransferase MoeB yields the protein MEFTEDQLQRYSRHIILPEVGGKGQKKLLKAKVFLIGAGGLGCPVGYYLAAAGIGTIGIIDNDTVEMSNLQRQIAHSTKTIGLPKVESARAAFEALNPDVKVIGMQERISKDNILDLIRDYDVVVDGSDNFPTRYLVNDACVFLRKPLVSGAILKFEGQVTTIVPGEGHCYRCLFEDMPPAGLVPTCQEAGVIGAIPGVVGSLQAIEVFKLILGKGEILKNTLLIYDALKTTFRRVRVPKNPDCPVCGDNPTITELRDYEADYCIL